The region TATTGCCAATCATATTAACACCAATGTGCGTGAATTAGAAGGTGCTTTGGTATCACTGATGGCGCAGAGTACACTCAATAGAAAAGAGATTACCATTGATTTGGCGAAGGACCTTATTGATAAATTGGTCAGCAATACCCGTAAAGAGATTACACTGGACGTGATTCAGCAAACAGTATGCGATTATTTCAGTATGCCGGTCGATCAGCTTAAATCAAAAACCAGAAAGCGTGAAATTGTGCAAGCCAGGCAAATAGCAATGTATTTTGCCAAAAGCAAAACCAAATCATCCTTGTCTACCATAGGTGCGCGTATCGGTGGAAAAGATCATGCTACTGTATTGCACGCCTGTAAAACGGTTAAAAACTTATTGGACACAGATAAAAGGTTTAAATCATTTGTAACAGATATTGATAAAATGCTGGAAAACTAAGTGATTAAAACATTTACAAAACGATCCTTCCTTTTTTTGGGAAGGATTTTTTATTTCAGTCTGCATGCGCTTTTCGGTATTTTTATTTTGAAAAACTGACTTAAATCATCAATTTTGTAACTTTAAAAAAAGTTTACATGTCAATTATTATCAAAACACCGGAACAAATAGAGGGCATACGCAAAAGCAGCAGGTTGGCCGCTAGTTGTCTGGATTATATCGAACCTTATGTAGAACCAGGTGTTTCTACCGGATATCTGGATAAAAAAATCGAAGATTATATAAGAGCGCATGGTGCCACGCCGGCGCCGTTAAACTATCACGGTTTTCCGAAAGCTACCTGCATATCACCCAATAATGTGGTATGTCATGGAATACCCTCCGATGACCAAATATTAAAAAATGGAGATGTAATAAATATCGATGTAACTACCATATTAGATGGTTTTTATGGCGATACCAGCCGCATGTTCGAGGTAGGACCAATAGATGATGAAACTGCACGCTTACTTGACGTTACAAAGCATTGCCTGGATTTGGGTATTCAACAGGTTAAACCCGGGAATCGATTCGGAAATATCGGGTTTATGATTAACAGATATGCCAAAAGCAAGGGATACAGCGTTGTATACGAATTCTGTGGACATGGTGTAGGATTAGAATTTCATGAAGAACCACAAGTAGAGCACATTGCACGCAAAAACTCTGGTGCTAAAATGAAACCCGGAATGGTGTTTACAATTGAACCAATGATTAATGCCGGAAAACCTAAAGTTAGTGTAGACAACGCCGACGGGTGGACTGCAAGAACCATTGACGAGCAGCTATCTGCACAATATGAACATACAATACTGGTCACTGAAGATGGTTATGAAGTCTTAACGGACTTGCACAACGAATATTAGAAGCCGAATTTTACTTTATATAAATATACGCATTTATTAGTGAATCAATGCTTTATAATAAATTATAAAAAGAAATAGATCATTAAAACAAATAAATATGAAACTACTTGAAGGAAAAACAGCCATTGTAACAGGAGCCTCAAGAGGAATAGGCCGGGCAATTGCTTTGGTATTTGCAGAACATGGTGCCAATATAGCAGGAACCGATCTCAAATACGATGAGAATGCGAAAACGCTTGAAAAAGAGCTTAATGAAAAAGGCGTAAAGTGTAAAATGTATGCTTCTGATGCCAGTAATTTTGAAAGTTGCAATGAGTTGGCATCACAGGTAGTAAAAGATTTTGGCTCAATTGATGCCCTGATAAATAATGCCGGAATTACAAAAGATAACTTGTTAATGCGCATGACAGAAGCCGATTGGGATGCTGTATTGACAGTAAACCTAAAGTCTGTTTTTAATATGACAAAAGCTGTGCAACGAACCATGCTTAAACAGCGCCATGGCTCAATTGTTAATATGAGTTCTGTAGTGGGTGTTTCGGGAAATGCCGGTCAATCAAATTACAGTGCATCAAAATCGGGAATTATTGGTTTTACAAAATCAATTGCCAAAGAGCTGGGTTCACGCAATATCAGATGC is a window of Salinivirga cyanobacteriivorans DNA encoding:
- the map gene encoding type I methionyl aminopeptidase; the encoded protein is MSIIIKTPEQIEGIRKSSRLAASCLDYIEPYVEPGVSTGYLDKKIEDYIRAHGATPAPLNYHGFPKATCISPNNVVCHGIPSDDQILKNGDVINIDVTTILDGFYGDTSRMFEVGPIDDETARLLDVTKHCLDLGIQQVKPGNRFGNIGFMINRYAKSKGYSVVYEFCGHGVGLEFHEEPQVEHIARKNSGAKMKPGMVFTIEPMINAGKPKVSVDNADGWTARTIDEQLSAQYEHTILVTEDGYEVLTDLHNEY
- the fabG gene encoding 3-oxoacyl-[acyl-carrier-protein] reductase; the encoded protein is MKLLEGKTAIVTGASRGIGRAIALVFAEHGANIAGTDLKYDENAKTLEKELNEKGVKCKMYASDASNFESCNELASQVVKDFGSIDALINNAGITKDNLLMRMTEADWDAVLTVNLKSVFNMTKAVQRTMLKQRHGSIVNMSSVVGVSGNAGQSNYSASKSGIIGFTKSIAKELGSRNIRCNAIAPGFIITEMTGKLGEDVVKSWSEQIPLKRGGEPKEVAETALFLASDLSSYVSGQVINVCGAMNT